From a region of the Pseudanabaena sp. ABRG5-3 genome:
- a CDS encoding ABC transporter ATP-binding protein translates to MAQSTTAKQFATSTGTVPDVELQRVFKMFGANTVVQGVDLQVQRGELFSILGPSGCGKTTLLRLVAGFEEPSAGEVLIQGNPMTYIPAYQRPVNTVFQSYALFGHMTIFDNVAFGLSVKRVAKSEIQQRVKDALKQVRLDHLSDRYPSQISGGQQQRVALARALVNRPKVILLDEPLAALDFKLRKEMQVELSNLQYDLGISFIMVTHDQGEALAISSRIAVMNQGRIEQIGTPAEVYDRPSSAFVADFVGETNLFECRVIEQDGAFVELRSSTGLAIVAAKPRNWLPIPEAVVSVRPEKIKLSTEYPNQPYNTYRGILNNVLYLGDHSQFVVDLHASENVPPVRVMLVRSNHQGERTPPFNSQVYVSWMPEDCVALPKTTVAT, encoded by the coding sequence ATGGCACAGTCAACCACTGCTAAACAGTTCGCTACCTCCACAGGTACAGTCCCCGATGTTGAACTCCAACGAGTTTTTAAAATGTTCGGTGCAAATACCGTTGTTCAAGGTGTCGATCTGCAAGTTCAGAGAGGCGAACTTTTTAGTATTCTCGGTCCATCAGGTTGTGGTAAGACAACGTTACTCAGGCTAGTTGCAGGGTTTGAGGAGCCATCAGCAGGGGAAGTGCTGATTCAAGGCAATCCGATGACCTATATTCCAGCCTATCAACGTCCTGTAAATACGGTATTTCAAAGCTATGCTCTATTCGGGCATATGACTATTTTTGATAATGTTGCCTTTGGCTTATCAGTCAAACGTGTGGCAAAGTCGGAGATTCAGCAGAGGGTGAAGGATGCGCTGAAGCAAGTGCGCCTTGATCATTTAAGCGATCGCTATCCTAGTCAAATCTCAGGCGGTCAACAGCAAAGAGTTGCACTGGCAAGAGCCTTAGTTAATCGCCCCAAGGTAATTTTGCTAGATGAACCCCTCGCAGCTCTAGACTTCAAGCTGCGTAAGGAAATGCAGGTAGAGCTATCAAACTTGCAGTATGACCTCGGTATTTCTTTCATCATGGTTACTCACGACCAAGGGGAAGCCCTTGCGATCTCCTCTAGAATTGCGGTGATGAATCAAGGCAGGATCGAGCAGATCGGCACACCTGCCGAGGTTTATGATCGCCCATCCTCAGCCTTTGTTGCTGATTTTGTAGGCGAAACCAATTTATTTGAATGTCGCGTGATTGAACAGGATGGGGCTTTTGTGGAGTTGAGATCGTCCACTGGTTTAGCGATCGTTGCTGCTAAGCCTAGAAACTGGCTGCCCATACCTGAAGCTGTGGTAAGTGTCCGTCCTGAAAAAATTAAGCTCTCTACCGAATATCCCAACCAGCCCTACAACACCTATCGCGGCATCCTCAATAATGTGCTTTATTTGGGTGATCACTCCCAATTTGTAGTTGATCTCCATGCAAGCGAAAATGTACCGCCAGTTAGGGTAATGCTGGTACGCTC